In Uranotaenia lowii strain MFRU-FL chromosome 2, ASM2978415v1, whole genome shotgun sequence, one genomic interval encodes:
- the LOC129749925 gene encoding chitinase-like protein 4 isoform X1 yields MRVFFLQRLLLLFGICGISIIEAAPDKLFCFYRSEAKNRLGNGRVELKDLFPTPCTHLVYQFVTLTDTATIANSNALQTDLAQFPVLRNKSPETKLLISVGGPIFPSLTFSNLAKNNTLRPAMIASIKNIVVQNNFDGVDLSWWYPVMKGGVPEDRETYIQLLSELRAALSPLGKILTASVAPTNDYFLSSYNVREMNNYLNFVNVMAFDLYTYMNFVTGHNAPINPSPSEISSTDRQFNMNAILTGWIEAGISPQKLVLGISANGHSFKLANPDSNKPFVRTTGPGPNGPYTNERGVLSYLEVCEQLRSGGWTQVWDSVQEAHYAYNSNLWVSYENIHAVQTKVLFARTYSIAGVGLWAMEGDDIKNVCGAGASPLLSTAYAMLDILKAPPATSTTSIPTTTTTKPTTTTTTKPTTTTAKPTTTTTKPTTTTTKPPTTTTKPTTTTTKPTTTTTTVRSTTTTSTSSTRLTTTTIKVPTTSANPTHCQDNGFFRDPYDCALYYQCKNGAIVGSFRCSFGLYFDPRYNVCNWQRQVPC; encoded by the exons ATGAGAGTGTTTTTTCTCCAACGCTTGCTCCTGCTTTTTGGGATTTGTGGAATATCAATAATAGAAGCGGCTCCTG atAAGCTGTTTTGTTTCTACCGTTCCGAAGCAAAAAATCGTCTTGGAAATGGTCGTGTTGAGCTCAAAGACCTATTCCCGACGCCGTGTACCCACTTGGTGTATCAGTTCGTCACACTGACCGATACGGCGACGATTGCCAACTCCAATGCCCTCCAGACAGATTTGGCGCAGTTTCCAGTGCTACGAAACAAGTCACCCGAAACAAAACTGTTGATCTCAGTAGGCGGTCCCATTTTCCCTTCTCTCACATTCTCCAATTTGGCAAAAAACAACACACTGAGGCCGGCCATGATTGCTTCGATTAAAAATATTGTAGTGCAGAACAACTTCGATGGCGTTGATCTGAGTTGGTGGTATCCGGTAATGAAAGGTGGTGTTCCAGAGGACCGAGAAACCTATATTCAGCTTCTTTCAGAACTACGAGCTGCTCTGAGTCCACTCGGGAAAATACTAACGGCGTCTGTTGCCCCCACAAATGATTACTTCCTGTCATCCTATAACGTTAGGGAAATGAACAACTATCTAAACTTTGTGAATGTGATGGCTTTCGATTTGTATACGTACATGAATTTTGTCACGGGACATAACGCTCCCATAAACCCATCTCCATCAGAAATTTCGTCAACCGATCGACAATTCAATATG AATGCCATTTTGACTGGATGGATTGAAGCTGGAATATCACCTCAAAAGTTAGTTCTAGGAATCTCCGCTAATGGTCATAGCTTTAAGCTCGCTAATCCGGACTCCAATAAACCATTCGTTCGTACCACTGGCCCTGGACCTAACGGACCTTACACCAACGAGAGAGGAGTTCTAAGTTACTTGGAAGTGTGCGAACAGTTGAGGAGTGGTGGATGGACTCAAGTGTGGGATTCAGTCCAGGAAGCTCATTACGCTTACAATTCGAATCTTTGGGTTTCTTATGAGAACATCCATGCGGTTCAAACTAAAGTTCTTTTTGCGAGAACCTACTCCATTGCTGGAGTAGGACTATGGGCAATGGAAGGTGACGATATCAAAAATGTGTGCGGTGCTGGGGCAAGTCCACTACTTTCCACAGCGTATGCTATGCTTGATATCCTTAAAGCTCCACCTGCAACTTCAACTACCTCGATACCTACTACAACAACCAcaaaaccaacaacaacaactactACAAAGCCTACTACAACAACCGCTAAACCAACTACTACTACAACAAAACCTACTACCACTACCACAAAGCCTCCTACAACTACAACGAAGCCTACAACAACCACCACAAAACCAACGactacaacaacaacagtaAGATCAACTACCACCACATCTACAAGCTCAACCAGGCTTACTACGACGACAATAAAAGTGCCAACCACCAGTGCGAATCCAACGCACTGTCAAGATAATGGATTCTTCCGAGATCCGTATGATTGTGCTCTGTACTACCAGTGCAAAAACGGAGCAATAGTAGGAAGCTTCAGGTGTAGCTTCGGGCTCTACTTCGACCCTCGATACAACGTGTGCAATTGGCAGCGGCAGGTGCCATGCTGA
- the LOC129749925 gene encoding acidic mammalian chitinase-like isoform X2, which yields MRVFFLQRLLLLFGICGISIIEAAPDKVVCYYGTWANYRAGNGRFSPEDVNPNLCTHMIYTFVGLNRSTYELMLLDKWFDVDLKGLEKFANFKLVNPNLKRLVAIGGYNEGSSQYSTMANSAVTRTAFINSVVSFVKQYGLDGFDIDWEYPTLRGGQIYDRENFVTLLQEMRARFDREGLILSIAVAATPDYHLSAYNVPEINKYVDFVNLMSYDLHAYWDGSTGHNAPLYAATWETSYYSKMLNVAACVQGWLDDGLDPKKLILGVPVFGHTFTLASTTSNGVAARSTGGGQAGAYTLESGTLSYLEICEKFKKGGFTKVWDDVQKVPYAYSGNQWISYDDETSLLLKINYAKSKNLGGLMVWSIESDDAKNICGNGANPIGTFVYKNVIGTPGTGTTTTQKPATTTTQATTTTTKATTTTTKATTTTTKATTTTTKPTTTTTKATITTTKASVTTTAIPATLTCPPSGFLRDPNDCRAFYQCYPGFPVYTSWRFLCPSNLAFDSTTNTCNYTFLVNC from the exons ATGAGAGTGTTTTTTCTCCAACGCTTGCTCCTGCTTTTTGGGATTTGTGGAATATCAATAATAGAAGCGGCTCCTG ATAAGGTTGTTTGCTACTACGGAACATGGGCTAACTATCGAGCGGGTAATGGAAGGTTTTCCCCCGAAGATGTCAACCCAAATCTGTGTACCCATATGATCTACACCTTCGTTGGATTGAACCGATCTACGTATGAATTGATGCTTTTGGACAAGTGGTTCGATGTTGATTTAA AGGGTTTAGAGAAATTTGCCAATTTTAAATTGGTGAATCCCAACCTGAAACGTTTGGTGGCCATAGGTGGCTACAATGAAGGATCTTCGCAGTACTCCACAATGGCAAATAGTGCCGTAACGCGCACAGCATTCATCAACTCGGTCGTTTCCTTCGTCAAGCAGTACGGTCTCGATGGCTTCGACATAGACTGGGAGTATCCGACACTGCGTGGAGGTCAAATCTACGATCGGGAAAACTTTGTCACTCTGTTACAGGAAATGAGAGCTCGTTTCGATAGGGAAGGCCTGATTTTGTCTATTGCTGTGGCAGCGACTCCCGACTACCATCTTTCGGCGTACAACGTTCCGGAAATAAACAAATATGTGGATTTCGTTAATTTGATGAGCTACGATCTGCACGCCTACTGGGATGGTTCAACTGGACATAATGCGCCCTTGTATGCGGCAACTTGGGAAACCAGCTACTACTCGAAAATGCTGAATGTG GCTGCCTGCGTTCAAGGCTGGTTGGACGATGGATTAGATCCGAAAAAACTGATCCTGGGTGTTCCTGTGTTTGGCCACACCTTTACTCTAGCAAGTACCACCAGCAACGGAGTTGCAGCTCGAAGCACTGGGGGTGGCCAAGCTGGTGCCTACACACTTGAATCGGGAACGCTGTCCTATTTGgaaatatgtgaaaaattcaagaaaggAGGATTTACCAAAGTTTGGGACGATGTGCAGAAGGTGCCTTACGCCTATAGCGGAAATCAATGGATCTCTTACGACGATGAAACTTCACTTTTGCTGAAGATTAACTATGCCAAAAGCAAAAATCTAGGTGGCTTAATGGTCTGGTCGATCGAATCCGATGATGCCAAGAATATTTGTGGAAATGGTGCAAATCCGATCGGAacttttgtttacaaaaatgtCATCGGAACACCTGGTACAGGAACAACGACCACACAGAAACCCGCAACGACAACGACGCAAGCTACAACTACTACCACTAAAGCTACTACGACTACAACCAAAGCTACAACTACTACTACAAAAGCTACCACAACAACCACAAAGCCTACAACTACCACAACTAAAGCTACTATAACCACCACCAAAGCTTCTGTCACAACTACAGCAATACCAGCAACACTGACATGTCCTCCTTCTGGCTTTTTACGAGATCCCAACGATTGCAGAGCTTTCTACCAGTGTTACCCGGGATT CCCTGTCTACACCTCCTGGCGATTTTTGTGCCCATCTAATTTGGCGTTCGATTCAACCACGAATACATGCAACTATACGTTTTTAGTTAATTGTTAA